In one window of Limnohabitans sp. MORI2 DNA:
- the hisA gene encoding 1-(5-phosphoribosyl)-5-[(5-phosphoribosylamino)methylideneamino]imidazole-4-carboxamide isomerase, giving the protein MYLIPAIDLKDGHCVRLKQGDMEQSTTFGEDPAQMALNWVAKGARRLHLVDLNGAFAGTPQNKAAIKAILKAVGHDIPVQLGGGIRDLDTIEKYIDAGLQYVIIGTAAVKNPGFLRDACSAFGGHIIVGLDAKDGKVATDGWSKLTGHDVADLGKKYEDYGVESIIYTDIGRDGMLTGINIDATVKLAQAVSIPIIASGGLSNMADIEQLCAVEDEGVEGVICGRAIYSGDLDFQAAQARADELNG; this is encoded by the coding sequence ATGTATCTCATTCCCGCCATTGACCTCAAAGACGGACACTGCGTGCGCCTCAAACAAGGTGACATGGAGCAATCCACCACCTTCGGCGAAGACCCCGCGCAAATGGCGCTCAACTGGGTGGCCAAGGGTGCGCGTCGCTTGCACTTGGTGGACTTGAACGGTGCGTTTGCTGGCACGCCTCAAAACAAGGCCGCCATCAAAGCCATTTTGAAAGCAGTGGGTCACGATATTCCGGTGCAGTTGGGTGGCGGCATTCGCGACCTCGACACGATTGAAAAATACATCGATGCTGGCTTGCAATACGTCATCATCGGCACCGCCGCCGTGAAAAACCCCGGCTTCTTGCGTGATGCGTGCAGCGCCTTTGGCGGCCACATCATCGTCGGCCTCGATGCCAAAGACGGCAAAGTGGCGACCGACGGTTGGAGCAAGCTCACAGGTCACGACGTGGCCGACCTCGGCAAGAAGTATGAAGACTACGGTGTCGAGTCCATCATCTACACCGACATTGGCCGCGATGGCATGCTGACAGGCATCAACATTGACGCCACCGTCAAGCTGGCCCAAGCCGTGTCTATCCCGATCATCGCCTCGGGCGGCTTGTCCAACATGGCCGACATTGAGCAACTCTGCGCCGTCGAAGACGAAGGCGTCGAGGGCGTCATTTGTGGCCGTGCCATCTACAGCGGCGACTTGGACTTCCAAGCGGCGCAAGCACGTGCGGATGAATTGAACGGCTAA
- the hisH gene encoding imidazole glycerol phosphate synthase subunit HisH produces MSNKVAVVDYGMGNLRSVAQAVMHAASVVDHAEVVVTSDPQVVRDAHRVVLPGQGAMPDCMRELRDSGMFDAVMDAAHKKPLFGVCVGMQMLLDHSAEGDTPSLGLIPGEVVQFDLAGRTQADGSRFKVPQMGWNQVQPTRPHFMWTDVPAGSYFYFVHSFYARPANEAHSAAQTDYGGLFTCAVARDNIFATQFHPEKSAAHGLALYRNFLHWNP; encoded by the coding sequence GTGAGTAACAAAGTTGCCGTGGTCGACTACGGCATGGGCAATCTGCGCTCGGTGGCGCAAGCGGTGATGCACGCCGCTTCGGTGGTCGACCATGCTGAGGTGGTGGTCACGTCTGACCCTCAAGTGGTGCGCGACGCGCATCGCGTGGTCTTGCCCGGCCAAGGTGCGATGCCCGATTGCATGCGCGAGCTGCGTGATTCCGGCATGTTCGACGCCGTGATGGATGCCGCCCACAAAAAGCCCCTGTTTGGTGTGTGCGTGGGCATGCAAATGTTGCTCGACCACAGCGCCGAGGGTGACACACCCAGCCTAGGACTTATCCCCGGCGAGGTGGTGCAGTTTGATTTGGCGGGCCGCACCCAAGCCGATGGCAGCCGCTTTAAGGTGCCGCAAATGGGCTGGAACCAAGTGCAGCCCACACGCCCGCATTTCATGTGGACCGATGTGCCCGCAGGCAGCTACTTCTATTTCGTGCACAGCTTCTACGCCCGACCTGCCAACGAAGCGCACAGCGCAGCGCAAACAGACTACGGCGGTCTTTTTACATGTGCCGTGGCACGCGACAACATTTTTGCGACACAATTTCACCCGGAAAAAAGTGCAGCGCATGGCTTGGCCCTGTACCGCAACTTTTTGCACTGGAACCCTTGA
- a CDS encoding D-hexose-6-phosphate mutarotase: protein MPTLSSVNFQGLPCHQLALPNGDSVLVAEQGAHVLSWVAQGRERMFLSPANKWDGRSAIRGGVPVCWPQFNMRGTLPKHGFARNSQWQLVGSELHAAASQITFEWRSSNETRDVWPQDFVVQLSVHLSAGSLQLDLQVNNTDTQALQFTGALHTYFAVDDIDLTDLQGLGGLEEWDAVADVHGMADDVLYFDGEFDRVYTASTQPLRLQDGQGSLLIEQSPTWANTVVWNPGEGKCAGLADMPRDGFAHMLCVEAAQVYTPVQVPAGGQWSGWQRLTVS, encoded by the coding sequence ATGCCCACCCTCAGCTCTGTGAATTTTCAAGGCTTGCCTTGCCACCAACTGGCTTTGCCCAACGGCGACAGCGTGCTGGTGGCCGAGCAGGGCGCGCATGTGTTGTCGTGGGTGGCGCAAGGGCGCGAACGCATGTTCTTGAGTCCTGCCAACAAATGGGATGGCCGCAGCGCCATTCGCGGAGGTGTGCCCGTGTGCTGGCCTCAGTTCAACATGCGCGGCACCTTGCCCAAGCATGGCTTTGCCCGTAACAGCCAGTGGCAGTTGGTCGGCTCTGAGCTTCACGCAGCCGCCTCACAAATCACTTTTGAATGGCGCAGCAGCAATGAAACACGCGATGTTTGGCCGCAAGACTTTGTGGTGCAACTGAGCGTGCATCTCTCGGCTGGCAGCTTGCAACTCGACTTGCAGGTAAACAACACCGACACGCAAGCCTTGCAGTTCACAGGCGCGTTGCATACCTATTTCGCGGTAGATGACATAGACCTCACCGACTTGCAAGGCTTGGGTGGTCTCGAAGAATGGGACGCCGTGGCCGATGTACACGGCATGGCCGACGACGTGCTGTACTTCGATGGCGAGTTTGACCGTGTCTACACCGCATCGACGCAGCCCTTGCGCCTGCAAGACGGCCAAGGCAGTTTGCTGATTGAACAAAGCCCCACTTGGGCCAACACCGTGGTGTGGAACCCTGGTGAAGGCAAATGCGCCGGCCTGGCTGACATGCCCCGCGATGGCTTTGCCCACATGTTGTGCGTCGAAGCCGCGCAGGTCTACACACCCGTGCAAGTGCCAGCAGGCGGCCAATGGTCGGGCTGGCAACGTTTGACGGTTTCTTGA
- the hisB gene encoding imidazoleglycerol-phosphate dehydratase HisB: protein MRQAEITRNTNETQITVKVNLDGTGKANLSTGIGFFDHMLDQIARHGLIDLDIQAKGDLHIDGHHTVEDVGITLGQAFAKAVGDKKGIRRYGHAYVPLDEALSRVVVDFSGRPGLVMHVPFKSGMIGEFDSQLAYEFFQGFVNHALVTLHIDNLRGENAHHQAETVFKAFARALRSALELDPRSAGVIPSTKGSL, encoded by the coding sequence CAAGGTTAACCTCGACGGCACGGGTAAAGCCAATCTCTCGACAGGCATTGGTTTCTTTGACCACATGCTCGACCAAATCGCGCGTCACGGTTTGATTGACCTCGACATTCAAGCCAAAGGCGATTTGCACATCGACGGCCACCACACCGTGGAAGATGTGGGCATCACTTTGGGCCAAGCGTTCGCCAAAGCCGTGGGCGACAAAAAAGGCATTCGCCGCTACGGCCACGCCTATGTGCCGCTCGACGAAGCTTTGAGCCGCGTGGTGGTGGATTTCTCTGGTCGTCCAGGTTTGGTCATGCACGTGCCGTTCAAGAGCGGCATGATTGGCGAGTTCGACAGCCAACTCGCTTACGAGTTTTTCCAAGGCTTTGTGAACCACGCCTTGGTTACCCTGCACATCGACAACCTGCGCGGCGAAAACGCGCACCACCAAGCTGAGACCGTGTTCAAAGCCTTTGCCCGCGCACTGCGCTCGGCGCTCGAGCTCGACCCCCGTTCGGCTGGCGTCATTCCCTCCACCAAAGGTAGCCTGTGA